The following are from one region of the Odontesthes bonariensis isolate fOdoBon6 chromosome 12, fOdoBon6.hap1, whole genome shotgun sequence genome:
- the LOC142396580 gene encoding Golgi pH regulator, whose protein sequence is MSFLVDSVIMFTSQVLFFGFGWLFFMRQLFKDYEVRQYVVQVVFSITFAFSCTMFELIIFEILGALSSSSRYFHWKLNLYVILLVLIFVVPFYIGYFVVSNIRLLQRQRLLFACMVWFTFMYFFWKLGDPFPILSPKHGILSIEQLISRVGVIGVTLMALLSGFGAVNCPYTYMSYFLRNVTDSDILALERRLLQTMDMIVSKKKRIAMTRRQMYQRGEDQNKQAGFWGMIKSVTSSQTGSENLSLIQQEVDALEELSRQLFLETVDLQATKERIEYSKTFQGKYFNFLGYFFSIYCVWKIFMATINIVFDRVGKTDPVTRGIEITVNYLGIQFDVKFWSQHISFILVGIIIVTSIRGLLITLTKFFYAISSSKSSNVIVLVLAQIMGMYFVSSVLLMRMSMPLEYRSIVTEVLGELQFNFYHRWFDVIFLVSALSSILFLYLAHKQSPEKHMAL, encoded by the exons ATGTCGTTTCTGGTGGACTCAGTCATCATGTTCACCTCTCAG GTCCTGTTCTTTGGGTTTGGCTGGTTGTTCTTCATGCGGCAGCTTTTCAAAGACTATGAG GTGCGACAGTATGTTGTCCAGGTGGTTTTTTCCATCACATTTGCTTTTTCTTGTACCATGTTTGAGCTCATTATCTTTGAGATTCTGGGTGCCTTAAGCAGCAG TTCGAGGTATTTCCACTGGAAGCTGAATCTGTACGTCATTCTGCTGGTCCTGATCTTTGTGGTGCCTTTCTATATTGGTTACTTTGTCGTCAGCAACATACGCTTGC TGCAGAGACAAAGGCTTCTTTTCGCGTGTATGGTGTGGTTCACCTTCATGTATTTCTTCTGGAAGTTGGGAGACCCATTCCCCATCCTAAGTCCAAAACATG GGATTCTGTCCATTGAGCAGCTAATAAGTCGCGTTGGTGTGATCGGCGTCACTCTCATGGCTCTGCTGTCTGGGTTTGGTGCGGTCAACTGTCCCTACACATACATGTCCTATTTCCTCAG AAATGTAACAGACAGTGACATCCTTGCTCTGGAGAGGCGGCTGCTGCAAACAATGGACATGATTGTCAGCAAAAAGAAAAG AATTGCTATGACGCGGAGGCAGATGTACCAACGAGGGGAGGACCAGAACAAACAGGCAGGGTTCTGGGGCATGATCAAGAGCGTCACCTCTTCCCAAACGGGCAGTGAAA ATCTCTCTCTAATCCAGCAGGAGGTTGATGCTCTGGAGGAGTTGAGTAGACAGCTCTTCCTTGAGACTGTGGACCTGCAAGCAACCAAG GAGAGAATTGAGTACTCAAAGACATTCCAGGGAAAATACTTCAACTTCCTTGGTTACTTTTTTTCCATCTATTGCGTCTGGAAAATATTTATG GCCACGATAAACATAGTGTTCGATCGAGTTGGAAAGACGGATCCGGTGACGAGGGGTATTGAGATTACAGTGAACTACTTGGGCATCCAGTTTGAc GTAAAATTTTGGTCCCAACACATCTCTTTCATCTTGGTTGGAATAATAATCGTTACATCCATACGAGGCTTGCTCATCACACTAACGAAG TTCTTCTACGCGATATCAAGCAGTAAGTCTTCCAACGTCATTGTGCTCGTCCTCGCTCAGATCATG GGAATGTATTTTGTGTCATCTGTACTGCTAATGCGCATGAGTATGCCGTTGGAGTATCGTTCCATCGTGACTGAGGTTCTGGGAGAGCTGCAGTTCAACTTTTACCACCGCTGGTTTGATGTCATCTTCTTGGTCAGCGCCCTGTCCAGCATCCTCTTCCTTTATCTCGCCCACAAACAGTCACCAGAAAAGCACATGGCCCTCTGA
- the LOC142396583 gene encoding OX-2 membrane glycoprotein, giving the protein MMISASCRKSLQLCLLLLLVEQLQCRVTAPERLEAQVDKPFTLSCSVSRERGESLRQVRWLDVQNQTLLSYQPGNRDSVSGQQHVELTSSPKDTSAITIHRVSFRDEGCYTCIFDLQPSGSKQGQTCLTVLAQVVADRNKTAVSGKRASLSCSYGLPEKVQQIVWRHTSAQGESTEVASFAKRSDPMIEPSYQGRVWLAASLSDSHLTIQPVAIKDEGCYTCLYETHPDGPKSSVVCLSTYVLPKPQVSYKTTSPGVIEANCTSVSRPPAEIVWNVERDNRTMGPPVTTQLAQGDGTTLVISTLTVRSGLLKDVSVKCLVHHKGLESPIAVSMNTKIGTALTILISVTTVAALLVMSLCFCLWKCFLRKEDD; this is encoded by the exons ATGATGATCTCCGCCTCTTGTAGGAAAAGCCTGCAGTTATGTTTACTCCTACTGTTGGTGGAACAACTGCAGT GCAGAGTAACAGCACCGGAGCGTCTGGAAGCTCAGGTTGACAAGCCGTTCACTCTGAGCTGCAGTGTTTCGAGGGAACGAGGCGAATCCCTGAGGCAGGTTCGCTGGCTGGACGTCCAGAACCAGACCCTGCTGAGCTACCAGCCTGGCAACAGAGACAGTGTGAGTGGCCAGCAGCACGTGGAGCTCACCTCCTCTCCCAAGGACACCTCAGCGATCACCATTCATCGGGTGAGCTTCCGTGATGAAGGCTGCTACACCTGCATCTTTGACCTGCAGCCCTCCGGTTCGAAGCAAGGACAGACGTGTCTCACCGTTTTGG CACAAGTTGTAGCTGACAGAAACAAAACAGCAGTGAGTGGCAAGAGGGCCTCCCTGTCATGCTCCTATGGTTTGCCTGAAAAGGTGCAGCAGATTGTATGGAGACACACATCTGCCCAGGGGGAATCCACAGAGGTAGCTTCTTTTGCAAAGCGCAGCGACCCCATGATCGAACCATCGTACCAGGGAAGAGTCTGGCTCGCTGCTTCCCTGTCAGACAGCCACCTCACCATCCAGCCCGTTGCTATCAAGGACGAGGGCTGCTACACCTGCCTATATGAAACTCATCCAGATGGGCCGAAGAGCTCCGTTGTTTGCCTCTCCACCTATG TGCTGCCAAAACCTCAAGTGAGTTACAAGACCACCTCTCCAGGTGTGATTGAGGCCAACTGCACCTCAGTGTCCCGGCCCCCAGCAGAGATTGTGTGGAATGTTGAGAGAGACAACCGTACCATGGGCCCCCccgtgacaacacagcttgccCAGGGCGATGGGACCACTCTGGTTATCAGCACACTGACTGTCCGATCGGGGCTGCTGAAAGACGTGTCCGTCAAATGCTTGGTGCACCACAAGGGGCTCGAGTCACCAATTGCTGTATCCATGAACACTaaaa TTGGCACAGCTCTCACAATACTGATCTCAGTCACCACAGTAGCCGCTCTGCTGGTTATGTCCCTCTGCTTCTGCCTTTGGAAGTGTTTTTTGCGTAAAGAAG
- the pdzk1 gene encoding Na(+)/H(+) exchange regulatory cofactor NHE-RF3, giving the protein MAMYKPRVISLAKKPGQNFGFYLRVEQNEEGHLIRCLEMGGPAELAGMKDGDRVLWVNRTFVDGLSHSEVVELVRNSGTSVAFHVLDETSYKQAKTEGVNLSNPQSKPVANGVAKAAPKPKLCYLVKSNSNYDFSLRSVKGEMGLFMTDVTSGGVACKAGVRNKDRLLEINGENVENCTHDEVVEKIRKLGGSVMFLLADDETDKFYQSKHAKIGAWLATVKHLPHKPRIINMSKGSDGYGFMLKEEPNHTGHLIGDIERGSPAEKAGLKEMDRVVAVDGNLLDSCSHDQVVDRIKKSGDQCCLLVVDQKTDQIYQQGKVSPMLFWEDMKDSNSPPSYIEAMNTSASVRPSTLAQKREENPRPKLCKMEKTAHGFGFHLNGIQGLFGQYIKEVVKGGAADIAGLEDEDIVIEVNGVNVEQSSHEEVVGMIRRSGNHLEMLVCSKNLYEELKIKGETFNDHVHTADTPETIKKRQEEARPETPTKAERQRTPSVSSSSSAESLDMRL; this is encoded by the exons ATGGCCATGTACAAGCCAAGGGTGATTTCTCTCGCCAAGAAGCCGGGACAGAATTTTGGCTTCTATCTGAGGGTGGAGCAGAACGAGGAGGGTCACCTGATCCGATGCctagaaatgggaggtcccgcTGAACTAGCTGGCATGAAAGATGGAGACCGCGTCCTCTGGGTCAATAGAACATTTGTTGATGGACTGTCCCACTCAGAG GTGGTGGAGCTGGTGAGAAACAGTGGAACATCTGTCGCATTCCATGTTCTGGATGAAACATCTTACAAGCAAGCAAAAACAGAGGGAGTAAACCTCTCCAACCCTCAGAGCAAACCAGTTGCCAATGGGGTGGCCAAAGCGGCTCCAAAACCTAAACTCTGCTACTTGGTCAAGTCAAACTCAAACTATGATTTTTCTCTTCGCTCGGTGAAAG GCGAGATGGGTCTGTTCATGACAGATGTGACTTCAGGAGGTGTGGCTTGCAAAGCAGGTGTTAGAAACAAAGACCGTCTGCTGGAGATCAATGGGGAGAACGTAGAGAACTGCACACACGATGAAGTGGTGGAAAAGATCAGAAAGTTGGGCGGCAGTGTCATGTTCCTGCTGGCTGATGACGAAACGGACAAGTTCTATCAAAGCAAACATGCCAAGATTGGAGCGTGGTTGGCAACAGTCAAGCATCTCCCTCACAAACCGCGCATCATCAACATGAGCAAAGGATCTGATGGATACGGCTTCATGCTCAAAGAGGAACCCAACCATACAG GACACTTAATAGGTGACATAGAGAGAGGCAGCCCAGCAGAAAAAGCAGGTCTGAAGGAAATGGACAGAGTGGTTGCTGTGGATGGGAATCTCCTAGACAGTTGCAGCCACGATCAGGTGGTGGACAGAATCAAGAAAAGTGGTGACCAATGCTGCCTCCTTGTGGTGGACCAAAAGACAGACCAAATTTATCAGCAG GGGAAAGTGTCTCCTATGCTTTTCTGGGAAGATATGAAGGATTCCAACTCACCGCCCAGTTACATAGAGGCTATGAATACTTCTGCCTCCGTTCGACCATCCACACTTGCTCAAAAGAGAGAAGAGAATCCGAGGCCCAAGCTGTGTAAGATGGAGAAGACTGCTCACGGCTTTGGGTTTCACCTAAATGGTATCCAGGGTCTTTTTGGTCAGTACATCAAGGAG GTGGTGAAGGGCGGGGCAGCTGACATAGCAGGCCTGGAGGATGAAGACATTGTAATAGAAGTAAACGGGGTGAACGTGGAGCAGAGCAGCCACGAGGAGGTGGTGGGAATGATCCGCAGAAGTGGAAACCATCTGGAGATGCTGGTGTGCAGCAAGAACCTCTACGAAGAACTTAAAATAAAAGGAGAAACATTCAATGACCACGTCCACACTGCAGACACACCAGAAACCATCAAGAAGAGACAGGAGGAGGCCAGGCCTGAGACCCCAACAAAAGCAGAGAGACAGAGG ACTCCATCTGTGTCGTCATCCTCATCTGCAGAAAGCCTTGATATGAGGCTCTGA